The proteins below are encoded in one region of Anaerolineae bacterium:
- a CDS encoding PD40 domain-containing protein produces RRYMTHVNTSPALPDIMTYCHEGPWDWVEQRIWGLNIQTGETWKIRPQKGDVSVGHEYWFADGKRIGYHGSTRTGDDLHLFGFLKWDNSGHIERRFPFRSIHFHSLNEDLIVGDGTPASVFSSAGVKGEPVRPFIQLFKWNGEEYIGPKILSFHRSTFNDQHAHCHPRFTPDGQSILYTSDLTAYSNMYLVNIGDFEDLPDLTDNP; encoded by the coding sequence ACCGGCGTTACATGACCCACGTCAACACCTCGCCTGCGCTACCGGACATTATGACCTATTGCCACGAAGGCCCCTGGGATTGGGTGGAGCAGCGCATATGGGGCTTGAATATTCAAACCGGCGAAACATGGAAAATCCGCCCGCAAAAGGGCGATGTTTCGGTGGGGCACGAATATTGGTTTGCCGACGGCAAACGCATTGGCTACCACGGCAGCACCCGCACCGGCGACGACCTGCACCTGTTTGGGTTCCTCAAATGGGATAACAGCGGCCACATTGAGCGCCGGTTTCCCTTCCGTTCCATTCACTTCCACAGCCTGAACGAAGACCTGATTGTGGGCGACGGCACCCCGGCCTCGGTGTTTAGCAGCGCCGGGGTCAAAGGTGAGCCGGTGCGGCCGTTCATCCAATTGTTCAAATGGAACGGCGAGGAATATATTGGCCCCAAAATTCTCTCCTTCCACCGCAGCACCTTTAATGACCAGCACGCGCATTGCCACCCCCGTTTCACCCCGGATGGCCAATCAATTTTGTACACGTCCGACCTGACTGCCTATTCTAACATGTATCTGGTAAACATTGGTGATTTTGAAGACCTGCCCGATTTGACAGATAACCCATAA